GCGCCGAGAACGCCGGTTCATGGCTGGCTGAGGCCCGTCGGATCGACCGGGACTTCGTCAGGGTGGATGTCGCACTCGTCAAGGCCGAGGACAGCCTGCGCCTGAACCCTCGCGGCCGTCAACTGCTGCATACGCGGCTGATCTTGCGCAGCCGCATGGACACCTTGGACCACTGTGCGGTATCGGTCCGGTCGCTCTGCCGAACCATGGTTGACCTCTGCGGCAGTCCTCACCGCAGGGCGTTTCTGTCCGACGAGCAACTGGCTGCCTTGCTGGCGGTCCTCCTCAGCCGTCTGGCGGATTCGTTCGACGCCTTCGGCGTGATCGTCACCACCGAAATCACCCCGGACGCCAAGCCCAACCGGGACGACCTGGGCCACGCCTTGGCCCAGGCCCGTACAGATCGCGACGCGGCAGCCCAGCTTCTGCGCTCACTGGTGTGGCGCGACCCACAGGGTTGGGAGCTGGCGGGAGCCCTGTTGGCCGCGGTCGACCGGCTCATGGCCGACCTTCAGGTAGGCACACGGCCCCCCGGGCAGACCCGACACTCCCGATCGGGCCAGATTCAGCGGGCGGCCGCCCGCCGTTGGGCCACAGCGGTCCGTGCCCTCAGGAAATGGATGGCTCCCGCCGGCCAGTCCCGCAGGCGGGCAGCGCTTTCGCCACTACCGGGTCCATCCCGGCCGACCCCTGAACATGTACTGCCCGAGAAGATCACGCCCTAGCAGAGCGAAGGGGACCCGATCACGGCACATACCTGTTCATCGCAGCGCCGCGACCGCCGCCCGGGCGTGCAGGAATCACGTGGGGATTCCGCGGCTGATCACGCCGCACCGGATTCGACCTTTACAGGGTTCGGGGAGCGCGGGACGATGTCTGGTGACGGGGATGTTCTACAACCAGGTCACGGGCGCGGTCTGCACTCAACGACATTTTTGCCCGCAGGCTAGGTGAAAACGCTTATGGATCGACCCCGCTGATCCTCGCGATCGTTGACGTCGGGCAACAACCCATGCGGCTCGACATGGAGCGTGAGAAGCCTATGACGTCGCACGACCCCCTGGCCAGCGTGACATGTGAGCGTTGCGGCAGGATGAACCGCGTACGGAGCACGGTTGAGAATGCGCCGCGCTGCGGCACCTGCAAGTCGGCGCTCCCCTGGGTCGTCGACACCGACGACGACTCATACACCGACATCGTGGAGAGGTCGCAGGTTCCCGTCCTCATCTACATGTGCGCACCGTGGTGCCCTCCGTCCCGCCGCATGACGCCCATCCTCGAGCAGGTCGCCAAGGATCTGGCCGGACAGGTGAAACTCGTCGAGGTAGAGGTGGACGAAGCGCCACGGGTCACCGAACGCCTTGCAGTTCGTTCCGTGCCCACGCTCATCGTCATGAAGAGGGGCGAGGTGCTCGCTACACACGTCGGCCCAGCACCTGCCGTGACCGTGCGGTCATGGGCGGAGGACGCCCTCGTAACAGGTCATCCGAAGCGGCTCGTCTAGACCACCGGCGGTTCTGCTTTGGCCTGGAGGATGTGCATGAACTCGTGCATCCAGGCAGGGTGGTCGTTCCACGCCCTTCCGGACACCACCTGGCCGTCGACGACAGCGGCTGCGTCCACGAACTCCGCACCCGCAAGAGTGACGTCCGGTTCGAGTTCCGGGTATGCCGCCGTGCGTCGGCCAGCAAGGACACCCGCGGCTGCCGGGATCAACGGCCCGTGGCACAGCTGCGCCACCGGCGCGTCGGTTTCGTAGAAGTGACGCACGATTCGCTGACAGTCGGGGTCATTCCGGATGTACTCCGGTGCGCGTCCGCCGGGGATGACGAGTGCTGCGTAGTCGGCGGGTTCGACGTCGGCGAACGCGACGTCCGCGGGCCATGCATAGCCAGGTTTCTCTGTGTAGGTGTCGAAATCAGGGCTGAAGTCGTGTACGACGAACTGAAGCTTCTTCTTCTCCACGGCCGCGACCTCGACGTCATAACCCTCTTCGACGAGCCTCTGGTACGGATACAGCACCTCGAGTGACTCAGCACCATCACCGGTAATTATCAAGACCTTGGGCATCTGTACACCTCCTGTGAACGCTCGCGGACGTCCACCTCAGGGCGGCTTCAGAGGAGCTGACCGAAGATCTGGAACACTCGTGACCAGTGCTCCGTCTGTGGGTTCTTCAGACCAGGGTCGATGATCTTGAAGGTCCTGGCCAGTGCGATGCTGAGGCCGCCGGCCACGCCCGGCAGCCTCTCCTCGGTCTCGTCGCTGATCGTGACGTCCAACGGAGGCCGTGCGGCCAGGATGTCGAGGGTGGGGGTCAGTTCGATCTCCTCGTCCAGCCGCCGGAACTCATGGATGCTCTCCTGGAGCCCCTTCGTGATGGGCAGGTCGGCCGGCTGGATGACGTCTCTGCCGTTGGCCTTCGCCGACGCCTTCGCGATCAGGAACAGATCGTAGATTTTGTTGTCCAGGAAATCTTGGTAACGCTTGAGATCGTTCTTGTCGACGTCCAGGCTCGCCGCTGCACGAAAGAACCGTTCGAATCTGCTCCTACTCTGGACCGGCATACTCGCCTCCTGGTCTCCAGACACGGCATCGCGTCATAGTTCCCACCACCCTAACCCTGAGTGTCGTGAGCGGTCCCTGGCAAGGATGACAAATATTGTGCGGTGGCGATTAGCACTGCAACTATTTCCGGGTGCAGGCCCTTGTGAGGAAGTGCCCAGTCTGGTTGCGTGGAATCCGAGGCCGGGAACACCCGACGCGTGTAACGGTCAGGAAGGTGGAAACCATGGATTACCCACTGAATAACAAGACGGTGGCGTTCGTGGCCACCGACGGAGTGGAGCGGGTGGAACTCGAACAACCTCGGGGTGCACTGTATGGCGCCGGGGCAAGAAGCGAGATCCTCTCGATTCACCCCGGCGAGATCCAGGCACGCCAGTTCGACCTCAATCCCGCCGGAACCTTCCCGGTCGACCGGCTCCTGGCCGATGCCTCCGCGGACGACTACGACGCCTTGGTCCTGCCCGGCGGCACCATGAACCCGGACCAACTGCGCATGAACAAGGATGCGGTCGCCTTCGTGAAGGCGTTCGTCGAGAGCGGTAAGCCGATAGGTGTCATCTGCCACGGTCCCTGGACCCTCGTGGAGGCCGACGCGGTGCGCGGCCGCCGGATGACCTCGTGGCCGAGCCTGCGCACCGACCTGCGGAACGCCGGAGCAGAAGTCGTCGACGAAGAGGTCGTCATCGACGGGCAGTTGACCTCCAGCCGTTCACCGGCGGACCTGCCGGCCTTCTGCGCGGCCATCGTCGACCAGTTCGCTCGCGCTCCCAGCAGAGCCGCCTGACAGGACTGCCGGAACTGAATCGAGGCTGCGGAACAGCGGATCTTGGTGTGCGTCCAGCCCCGGCCCGACGTACCCCTGCTGATGAGGCTCCAACCACTGGCGGCCGGGAACCCAGCTCGGAAGGCGAGGTATCGCCCATGAAAGCAGTCGTGTACAACGGCCCACGTGACATAGCCGTAGAGAACGTTCCCGATCCCACGATCGAGCAACCGACCGATGCGATCGTCAAGATAACGTCGACGAACATCTGTGGGTCCGACCTGCACATGTACGAAGGCAGGACGTCGTTCGAGCCAGGGCGGATCTTCGGGCACGAAAACCTCGGCGAGGTCGTCGAGACAGGATCGGCCGTGCAGGACCTCCACCAGGGCGACATGGTGGCGGTGCCGTTCAACGTCGCGTGCGGAACCTGCGAGAACTGCAACGCGGGGTTGACGAACTACTGCCTCACGGCAAATCCGGATCCAGAGCTTGCGGGCGCGGCTTACGGCTTCGCCGACATGGGTCCGTGGAGCGGCGGACAGGCTGAGTACCTGCGGGTGCCCTGGGCGGACTTCAACGCCCTTCGTCTCCCACCTGGTGCCCGGGACAAGGAAGACGACTACGTGATGCTCGCCGACATCTGGCCGACCGGCTACCACGCCACCGAGATGGCAGGTGTCGCCGCCGGTGACACCGTGGTCGTCTACGGTGCCGGACCTGTCGGTCTCTTCGCGGCCTACTCCTCCGTACTCAAGAGCGCCTCCAAGGTCATGGTGGTCGACCGGCACCCCGACCGCCTGGCGCTGGCGGAGAAGATCGGGGCCGTTCCGATCGACGACTCCAAGACCGACCCGGTCCAGGCGGTCCTGGAGCAGACCGACGGCAAGGGAGCGGACCGCGGTTGTGAATGTGTCGGCTACCAGGCGCACGACCCGCAGGGCAAGGAGCAGAACAACCTCACGCTCAACCGTCTCATCGACTCGGTGAAGTTCACCGGCGGGATCGGCGTGGTCGGCGTGTTCGTTCCCAGTGACCCGGGATCGCCGGACGAGCTCGGCAAACAGGGAAAGGCGGCGGTCGACTACGGCAAGTTCTGGTTCAAGGGCCAGCACATGGGAACCGGCCAGTGCCCGGTCAAGCGCTACAACCGCAAGCTCTGCAACCTGATCGCCGCGAACAGCGCGCAGCCGTCGTTCCTCGTCTCCCACGAACTCCCACTCAGCAAGGCGGTCGAGGCCTACCAGCACTTCGACGCCCGCGAGCACGGCTGGACCAAGGTCGTGCTCAAGCCGCACGCCCAGACCACCTCGTGATCGAGCGATCCGGAAGGACAGAGACGGTCCGCCACCGGCTGTGAACCCATGAGCAGCCGGCTGCGGGCAGCGGATGAGTGTGTAGCGTCTGGAGCCCCTCCGTTTGCGACGGTCAACCCGTTCGCTCGCGCGTTTCCACGTAGGCGCCGCGGGTACGGCGGGCAGATGAAGGCGATACGCGTCGGCCTTGTCGCCGACCCTGCCAAGCCCACTCAGATAGCCCGCCGGTTCGGCGACCTCCATCCGCCCGACGGCGAGGATCGGCGCGAGTGGGCCCTCGAGGTGGTCAGCGAGCCGTTCACGGTCGCCAGTGAGGACGTGGACACTGCGCTGTCCCGACTGAACGACCACGCCCACGAACATCAGTGGGATGTGGTCGTAGGACTCACCGAACTTCCCCTTCGTGACGAAGACGGCGGATACCTGCTGATCGAGACCGACCCGCAGCACCGGGCGGCAGTGCTGTCCCTCCCCGCGCTCGGCGGGCTCGGCATGCACAGGCGCAGCAGACACGCGTTGCGCGAGGTCATCAGCGGCATGTTCGACCCCACCTCCGAGCACGGCCACCGAGTGCCGCTGCCGCGGCGAAGTGGCCGCTGGCGCCTGCTCCTGGGGATGGTGCTCGCCAACCGGCCGTGGCTACTCGTGCCCGGGCTCAAGACAGCCCTCGTCGCGGCACTCACGACCGGTGCCATCGCCACCATCAACTCCACCGTGTGGCTGTTGGCAGGCTCGTTGTCGCCGTGGCGCCTGGTCATTGCGACGATCGCCTCCATCGCGCTCGTCGTCGGCTGGCTCGTCATCGACGGTGGCCTGTGGGACCGGCCGGATGACGACTCCTCTCCAGCGCGGGAGCGGTCGCGTCTGTACAACACCTCGACGCTGGTGACCCTGACCGTCGGGGTGCTCATCTGCTACGTGGCGCTCTACGTCTTGAACCTGCTCTGGGCGCTGTTCATCCTCGATCCCGCCGTGATGAGCAGCTCCCTCAAACAACCATTCCGCTACGCAGACCTGTTCGTGCTGGCCTGGTTCGTCGCGTCGGCGGCCACCGTCGGCGGCGCACTGGGCAGCGGCCTCGAGTCCGACGAAGCCATCCGTGCGGCCACGTACTCCAAGCGAGAGGAGGACCGCCGCAACCGGCTCGCACGCGACGAGACCTGAGGCGCGAGGCTCCACGCGGCCGGGGGCCGTTTCCGGTGGCGCCTCCCGACCCCTGTCGGGGTGACCGTGCGCAACACGCTCAACGGTTGCGAGAGCTCGGTGTCGCCGAGCTCGTGCCTGGTTCATCGTGCCGCAGTGATGGCGTCCCACCGCGCTCTACCGGAAGGGGCCGGCCCAGCCCCAGTGAGCAGCCGACCGGGGTAGGGCGGGCGGGACTCGAACCCGCGACCCAGGGATTATGAGAACCCTTACCAACGCCTACCAGGCCATCTACCAGCGACTTTGCCCTCACGCCTCTCCCCCACAGCCACTCCGACCACACCGATCGCCGGCGTTTCGCACCACAACCCGCACCACGGCGGGCGGAGATGTGCCCGACCTGGCGACGAGATCGACTGGCAGTTCGCTGGCAGCCAGACAGCAGCGACCCAAGCTCCGACTCGGGAATGTAGTGCGGGATGCGCTGTTCGGCGGTCGAGTGCGGGAACCGCCCGAGGTTCCCGCACTCCGGCTCCGGGTTCGGTCAGACTCCGGCCTCTTCCCTCGCCCTGGCCGGTAGGATCGGCGTCTGCTTCGATGCCCGGCGCCCGGGCATCCACCAGTTTGCCTTGCCGCACAGTTCCATCACCGCGGGGACGAGGACCATCCGGACGATGGTGGCGTCGATGAGCACGGCGACGGCCATACCCAGGCCTCCCTGTTTGACGGCGACGTCCGGGCCCAGCAGGGAGGTGGTGAAGACGGCGATCATGATGGCGGCCGCGGCGGTGATGAGCTTGGCAGTCCGGGCCAATCCGGCCATGACCGCCGTTCGGGTGTCACCGGTGCGCTCGTACTCCTCCCGGACCCGCGAGATCAGGAAGACCTCGTAGTCCATGGACAAGCCGAACAAGACCGGGAAGATCATCATCGGCACCCAGGTCGTGATCGGCATGGCAGTGGGAAAACCGAGCGCCGAGCCGAACCAGCCCCACTGCACGACCGCGACGATCACACCGTAGGCGGCGCCGATCGACAGCAGGTTCATCACGGCGGCCTGCAGCGCGATCGTGACCGACCGGACCAGCGCGATCAGCAGCACCATGGACACCGCGATGACGACCGCGATCATCAGCGGCAGGCGTGAGTTGACCTGGTCGGCGTAGTCGATCGTGGCGGCGTTGGGGCCGCCGATGTAGATCCCATCGCCGCTGGGCGCCTTGGGCAGTACCTCGTCGCGGAGCCGATGCACCAGGTCCGCTGTCGCCGCATCCTGATATCCGGTCTTGGGGAAGGCCATGAAGGTCGCGGCCTGTCCGTCCTTGCTGACCCGAGGCTGGGTGACGTAGGCGATGCCCTTGGTCCCGCTGACCGCTTCGACCACGGGACGCAGATCCGCGTGCTTGGCGTCGACCTCCGTAGCGAAGATCAGCGGTGCGCTGAAGCCGGGACCGAAGCCCTGGGAGACGATCCTGTATGAGATGTAGCTGCTCCTGTCGTGGGGCTGGACGCTGGCATCGGGCAGGCTCAGCCGCATCGACAGGGTGGGGGCGGCCAGCACCAGCAGAGCCACGCCGGCCAGCATCGCGGCGACCAGCGGCCTGCGCTGCACCACGCCGGCCCAACGCTCGGCGAGGTTCCGGCGTCCCTGTGACGCGGCACCGACGGGCTCGCGGCGGGTCGTGCGACGCGGCAGCCGGAGCGAGTTGATCTTGCGGCCGGTGAAGCCCAGGAACGCCGGCAGCAGGGTCACCGCAGCGATCATCGTCACCAGCACGATCACGGAAGTGGCGACGGCCACTCCGGTCATCAGCCGCTGTCCCATGACGATCAGGCCGAGCAACGCGATCACGACGGTAGTGCCCGCGAACAGCACCGCGTGACCGGCGGTGGTGATGGCCTTGACCGTGGCGTTCTCGGGCTCGTCGCCGTCCTCGAGGTTGTCCTTGTAGCGCGTCACGATGAACAGCGCGTAGTCGATGCCGACACCGAGCCCGACCATCGCGGCCATGATCACGGTGAAGTCCGGCGAGGGGACCACGTACCCCACCAGCTGCATCAGGGCGATGCCACCGAGGATCGCCAGCAACGCGGTCACGATCGGCAGGCCCATTGCCACCAGCGACCCAAAGGCGATGAACAAGATCACCGCCGCTGCGAGTACGCCCACACCCTCGGCCGGTCCCTGCTTGGGTGTCTCGGCCTTGGCTGCCTCGTCTCCGCCCAGCGCCAGCGTCACGCCGTCACCGGAGGTTTCCTTGACCGTGTCGACCAGGAGTTTGACCTTGGATGTGTCCACATCCTTGTCGGTCAGCGGGATGATCGTACGGGCGATGTGGCGATCCGGCGTCACCAGGCTCTTGTCCTGATACGGCGAGGTGACGGGACCGGTGATGGGCGAGGCGTCCAGGTCGGCGATGACCTTCTCGATCCTTCGCCGGGCTGACGGATCGTCGACCCCCCTGTCCGCCTTGATCGCCAGCGTCAGCGTGTCCCCTTGCTGCTCGGGGAAGTGCTTGTCGATCAGGACCTGCGCCTTGGCGGAGCTCGTGTTTCCGCCGGAGAAGTCGTTGTCGGGGGTAGCGCCGTAGCCGAAGCCGAGGAACGCCAAGGCGGCCACGCCCACGATCCAGATCGTGAGGACCAGGCGGCGCCGCCGGTAACAGGACCGGGCCAGTCTCGCCAGGGCCCCGTCCGTTGTGTGGGTCTCGGTCGTCGTCACCAGTTTCTCCTCAAGTCCTTGACCGTTGCGCCCGATCTCCTTGTCCCGTTGCCTTCTACGAAGCGAGGGACCAAAGAGGTCGCGAATCATCCAGCACGCTTGTCGTCAGCGCGGATCTGCTCACTCTGTGACCCGCTCGGCGGGTCACGTCCATCACGCAGGCAGGAAACGTCCGCAGGCACCTTCATGGGTTCAATCCTTGCGTCGTCGGGTTCCGTACTGCCTCCGACGACGGACGGCTGTGCGTACGCAGATCTGCGTAGGCGACCGGTCTCCGACAAGGCCCGTCGTCGTAGGTCGTGCGCGACAAGTCGAAGCGGGGACCCCACCGTCGTCCTCGGATCCGACAAGGTTTCGGGCCCCGGACATGGCGCAGCAACAAGGTGGGGCGATGACGTCACGAGACGAGGGGGCCGCTGCTGGTGCGACGTCGCCGGCAGGGTTCCGAGTGCGGTTCCTACGAACGCGTGCGTTCCGCACTCACCTGATCCATCACCCGCATGAACGGGTGGCCCCTATGCCTACGGGCTGACGAGTCCGGTCTGGTAGGCGATGACGACGAGTTGCGCACGGTCGCGAGCAGCTAGTTTGACCATGGCGTGGCTGACATGGGTGCGGGCGGTGGCGGGGCTGAGGAAGAGTTCGGCACCGATTTCATCGTTGCTCAGGCCCTGTCCGACCAGGGCCAGGACCTCCCGTTCGCGCTGGGTCAGCGGAGCGAGTCGTTCCTGCCCGGCATGGGTGGCTGTTCGTTGCGCGGCGAACTGGGCAATGAGGCGCCGGGTGATCCGTGGTGCGAGCAGTGCGTCCCCGGCAGCGACCACTCGGATGGCGTGCAGGAGCTCGGCCGGTCCGGCGTCCTTGAGCAGGAAGCCGCTGGCCCCCGCCTGCAGCGCTTCGAAGACGTACGCGTCGGTGTCGTAGGTCGTGAGGATCAGGACGTGAACGTGTTCCAGTCCGGGTGTCCTGCCGATCTGGTCGGTGGCCTGGATTCCGTCCAGCTTGGGCATGCGGATGTCCATGAGCACAACGTCGGGGCGGGTGGTGCGGGCCCGCTCGACCGCTTCGGCGCCGTTGGTGGCTTCGGCAACCACCGTGATGTCGTCTTCGAGGTCGAGGAGGACCTTGAAACCGGATCGCACGAGCAGTTCGTCGTCGGCAAGAAGAACCTTGATCGGCATGGTGCCTTGCGGTGCGGTTGCTGCGTTCATAGGTGAGTGGTTCCGCTTGGTGCCAGGGGCAGCCGTGCCTGCACCTCGAACCCGCCGTCTGGACGTCGCCCTGCGAGCAGCTCTCCGCCGAGCAGCTGACAGCGCTCCCGCATCCCGAGGATGCCGCGGCCCGGTGGTTCGGCCGAGCTACCGGCACGATTGTCGGTCGGGAGCTGGGGTGGCGGTTGCGAGCCGGCGGAGTGAGGGGCTGGGGCGTGACACGCCTCGTTGATCACGCGGAGTTCCAAGGCGTCGATGCCGTAGTTGAGCGCAACAGTCACCCGGGTCGGGCCGACGTGGCGAATCACGTTGGTGATCGATTCCTGCAAGATCCGGTAAGCGGCACTGCCGACCGCGCTCGGCAGTGAAGGGGTTGGCGAAGTCGCCTCGAGCTTGATGTCCAGCCCGGCATCGCGCGCCTTCGCGGTGAGCTCGCTGATCTGCCCCAGGCCCGGGTGCGGCCCTCGCCCGTCGCCCGCGTCCCGGAGCACTCCAAGGATGGCCCGCATTTCCCGCAGCGCCTCGGAGCTGGTCTGCGCAATGGCCACCAACGTTTCCCGCGCGCGTTCCGGCCGCTTGTCGAGCACGTGTGCGGTGACCCCGGCCTGAATGTTGATGATCGCGATGGCGTGAGCGACCGTGTCGTGCACCTCGCGCGCGATCCGCAGCCGCTCGGCGTCAACCCGAGCGCGCGCTTCCTCCTCGCGAGTCTGCTCAGCCCGCTCAGCTCGGGCCTGGGCCTCGGCCGCTATGAACCGCCGGGACCGGACCGACTCGCCGAGAGCCACGCTCATCACCGACGCTCCGATCCGGAAGAACACCCAGCCGATCGCGGCCCTGGGTTCGATGTCGGCCGCGGCGACCAGCCAACTCGTGGCCAGCACGGCGATGCCCCCGCCGGCGATCAGGAGCGACCGGCGCCCGTCACCGTAGGCGGCGAGGGTGTACAAGGCGACGAACAGGCCGAGCCAGCCGGGCGCATCCGGGAAGTCGAAGCCGTAGTAGACCAGGCTGGCCAACGCAGTCGTGACGAATACCGCCAGCGGCCACCGGCGCCGGAACGCGATCACCACACCGCTGGCGACCAAAAGCACGTATCCGAGGTAGCCCAGATCGGTAAGCGGCCGGGCCGAGACCTTGTCCGCACCGAGGGCGACGGCGCCCTGAACCTGCATGACCGTGACGAAAAGTGCAAGCAACGCATCTTGTACCCGGACCGGCACACGGAACGACTCGACTTGGCGTTGCATACCGAGATCCTAGGGCTCCCGCACCGTTCCCCAGCTCCTACCAGCTGCGCAACCAGCTACGACGGCAAGCGCGATCAGGCACCGGTCGCCTACGCAGATCTGCGTAGGCGAGGAATCCACGGTCGGAGGAGGCGCCCGCGACCTCGGCACTTCGCGCCCCTGGCCCCGACCCCCCGCTATATCCAGGCCGCCCGACTTGGCGGACGAGTTCGAGCGGCAGTTCGCCGGCAGCCAGTCAGCGACACGGCGTGGACCGGAGCGGCGCGCCTCCGCGCTGCGGATCAGGTGAGGGTCCGCTGTGGCGGAACCAGGGAGCCGAGTTCGGAAGAGATCGCACTCGCTGTCTGCCGAACGGCGGCAGCCACCGTATGGAGCTTGGCTCCGGAGAACTCGCTTGAGAAGCCGGTCACACCGACGGCGTACGCTACCCGATCGCCGGCGTCGAACACCGGAGCGGCGACACAGCTGATCTCGGCTTGTTCCTCCTCGTCCTCGAACGCGTAACCGCGCTCGCGCGTCTCGGCAAGCTCCCGCCGGAAAGCCCGAACACTTGGTCGTCGCGCTCGAGGACCGGCGCCGGGAGCCAGGTGGTCAAGTAGCGACACAAGCTCCGACTCCGGCAGGTAGGCGGCGATCGCTCGGCCCAGGGCTGTCAGGTTGAAGGGCGCGACCTTCCCGACAAAGGTGTCGAACTGGACGAAGCCCGGTGTCGCGGCCTTGGCGACGTAGACGATCGTCGCACCGTCCAGTGCCCCCAGGTGGGCCGGCATGCCGACCTTGTCGCTCAGCGAACGAAGATGCTGGCGGGAGACGTTGGTCGGGTCGATCTTGCGCACGAGGCGAGTTGCCATGGCGTACAGCCGAAGCGTCGGTTGCCAGAAGTGGCTTCGGCCGACGACCTGCCGGTTTGCGTAGCCTCGCTCCTCGAAGGTCTGCACGATCGACGCGCAGGTTGCGAGCGGTACGCCGGCTTCCTGCGCGAGCATCGTCAACGTCAGTGAGCTCTCGGCCTGGACCAGAGTCTCCAGGACCCGCAGCGCGCGATCCGTCGAAGGGGACGCCGCCCGGGGGTTTGGTTCCGCGCCCACGCGGCCCTCCTCGTTGCTATTTTCAGTATCTCGGAAATGTTAGTGGCGGCCGTCGCCTAGGCGGTGACGCCCATGAGGTCCAGGGTGGCGGAGTAGTGGCACCGCGACGTGCGGTCGCCACCCACCGGCGCGAGTTCCGGTTCCTCGGAATCGCACCTGTCCGCGGCGTACGGGCAGCGCGGGTGGAAGGTGCATCCTGAAGGTGGTTGCGCTGGGTCCGGTACCTCACCCCGGAGCGGGATGCGTTTCTTGGCGCCGCGAAGCCGCGGATCCGGTAGTGGCAGGGCGCGCAACAGCGTCTCGGTGTAAGGGTGACGTGGGTGGGAGAACAGGTCGTCGGTGACGGCTTCCTCGACGATGCGGCCCAGATACATGACTGCCACGCGGTCGCACAGGTGCTGGATTACCGACAGGTCATGCGAGACGAAGACGTACGTGAGTCCGAACTGCTCCTGCAGGTCCTCGAGCAGATTGAGGATTTGACTGCGAATCGACACGTCGAGAGCCGAGACTGCCTCGTCGGCCACCACCAGCCGTGGCTGGGTTATGAGCGCCCGCGCGATGCCGATGCGCTGACGCTCACCGCCTGAGAACGCGTGCGGGTACCGGCGCATGAACTCCGGGCGCAGGCCCACGAGCCGCAACGTCTCCGCGACCCAGTCCT
This Actinopolymorpha cephalotaxi DNA region includes the following protein-coding sequences:
- a CDS encoding sensor histidine kinase; the protein is MQRQVESFRVPVRVQDALLALFVTVMQVQGAVALGADKVSARPLTDLGYLGYVLLVASGVVIAFRRRWPLAVFVTTALASLVYYGFDFPDAPGWLGLFVALYTLAAYGDGRRSLLIAGGGIAVLATSWLVAAADIEPRAAIGWVFFRIGASVMSVALGESVRSRRFIAAEAQARAERAEQTREEEARARVDAERLRIAREVHDTVAHAIAIINIQAGVTAHVLDKRPERARETLVAIAQTSSEALREMRAILGVLRDAGDGRGPHPGLGQISELTAKARDAGLDIKLEATSPTPSLPSAVGSAAYRILQESITNVIRHVGPTRVTVALNYGIDALELRVINEACHAPAPHSAGSQPPPQLPTDNRAGSSAEPPGRGILGMRERCQLLGGELLAGRRPDGGFEVQARLPLAPSGTTHL
- a CDS encoding IclR family transcriptional regulator, with protein sequence MGAEPNPRAASPSTDRALRVLETLVQAESSLTLTMLAQEAGVPLATCASIVQTFEERGYANRQVVGRSHFWQPTLRLYAMATRLVRKIDPTNVSRQHLRSLSDKVGMPAHLGALDGATIVYVAKAATPGFVQFDTFVGKVAPFNLTALGRAIAAYLPESELVSLLDHLAPGAGPRARRPSVRAFRRELAETRERGYAFEDEEEQAEISCVAAPVFDAGDRVAYAVGVTGFSSEFSGAKLHTVAAAVRQTASAISSELGSLVPPQRTLT
- a CDS encoding ABC transporter ATP-binding protein: MTALEEHSDKGRGAGSSRPDTDDEALLAVRNLSMSFHVSRGFLGMGGRMTVNAVTDVDLTIRRGETLGLVGESGCGKTTLGRCVLRAYKPTSGTLAYRREDGNVVDLAGLSRSELHPYRRQIRTIFQDPNSSLNPRMTVLQIVAEPLLAHGLAKGDDLKDWVAETLRLVGLRPEFMRRYPHAFSGGERQRIGIARALITQPRLVVADEAVSALDVSIRSQILNLLEDLQEQFGLTYVFVSHDLSVIQHLCDRVAVMYLGRIVEEAVTDDLFSHPRHPYTETLLRALPLPDPRLRGAKKRIPLRGEVPDPAQPPSGCTFHPRCPYAADRCDSEEPELAPVGGDRTSRCHYSATLDLMGVTA